A single Blastococcus colisei DNA region contains:
- a CDS encoding MEDS domain-containing protein — protein sequence MRAHGVLTEIQEADAADHVCWVYGEDDAAFGRAVRRFLAAGLERGERLLAIGERVLDSIGTDGDGFSGAAALISRGALRTFTTAQAYEATGQFAAAEQRTFYDAATRAAIADGYTGLRVVADVSDLAADPLTRPRLVQWEHLADGFIAEGAGFTAMCAYSAGLTDEALADVATVHPLVHAPAGPPPFQVFFDDRHIAVSGSVDTFSADRLARVLASSPVGAQGAVLDVSRVEFMDVAASRVIARWALHLDAHSLLLDVRGASPVLRRMWHVLALGELAPVTFDGVRFDGVAA from the coding sequence GTGCGCGCACACGGAGTTCTGACCGAGATCCAGGAAGCGGACGCGGCCGACCACGTCTGCTGGGTCTACGGCGAGGACGATGCGGCATTCGGCCGGGCCGTCCGGCGGTTCCTGGCCGCCGGGTTGGAGCGCGGCGAGCGGCTGCTGGCCATCGGCGAGCGGGTGCTGGACAGCATCGGCACCGACGGCGACGGCTTCTCCGGCGCCGCCGCGCTGATCTCCCGCGGCGCGCTGCGGACGTTCACCACGGCCCAGGCCTACGAGGCCACCGGTCAATTCGCCGCCGCGGAGCAGCGCACCTTCTACGACGCCGCGACGCGTGCGGCGATCGCCGACGGCTACACCGGTCTGCGGGTGGTCGCCGACGTGAGCGACCTCGCGGCTGATCCGCTCACCCGTCCCCGGCTGGTGCAGTGGGAGCACCTGGCCGACGGGTTCATCGCCGAGGGTGCCGGGTTCACCGCCATGTGCGCCTACAGCGCCGGCCTGACCGACGAGGCGCTCGCCGACGTCGCCACGGTGCACCCGCTCGTGCACGCCCCCGCCGGCCCGCCGCCGTTCCAGGTCTTCTTCGACGACCGGCACATCGCCGTGTCCGGCAGCGTCGACACCTTCAGCGCCGATCGGCTCGCCCGGGTCCTCGCGTCGTCACCGGTGGGGGCGCAGGGTGCGGTGCTCGACGTGAGCCGGGTCGAGTTCATGGACGTCGCCGCATCCCGGGTCATCGCGCGGTGGGCGCTGCACCTGGACGCTCACTCGCTGCTGCTCGACGTCCGGGGCGCCTCGCCGGTGCTCCGCCGGATGTGGCACGTGCTCGCCCTGGGCGAGCTCGCCCCGGTCACTTTCGACGGGGTCAGGTTCGACGGGGTCGCGGCGTGA
- the pntB gene encoding Re/Si-specific NAD(P)(+) transhydrogenase subunit beta, translated as MTATTAASAAYIVAALLFILSLAGLSRHETAKSGIAYGIAGMAIALAATIGLASRSLTASGLTLMLVAVAVGAVIGLWRARIVQMTGMPELIALLHSFVGLAAVLVGWNGYLSVEANAAEQTEVASNLLGIHSAEVAIGVFIGAVTFTGSIVAFLKLSGRIKSNPLMLPAHNLLNLGAMVAFVVLTVVFVIEPNLVVLSVVTVIALALGWHLVASIGGGDMPVVVSMLNSYSGWAAAASGFLLGNDLLIVTGALVGSSGAYLSYIMCRAMNRSFISVIAGGFGNEGSVASSDVDYGEHTEITAEDTADLLREARSVVITPGYGMAVAQAQGAVAELTRKLRAKDVDVRFGIHPVAGRLPGHMNVLLAEAKVPYDVVLEMDEINDDLAGTDVVLVIGANDTVNPAATDDPGSPIAGMPVLKVWEAEHVVVFKRSMSTGYAGVQNPLFFRTNSRMLFGDARERVEDILRAL; from the coding sequence ATGACCGCCACCACCGCCGCGTCCGCGGCCTACATCGTCGCCGCCCTGCTCTTCATCCTGAGCCTGGCCGGGCTGTCCAGGCACGAGACCGCCAAGTCCGGCATCGCCTACGGCATCGCCGGCATGGCGATCGCGCTGGCCGCCACCATCGGGCTGGCCTCCCGGAGCCTGACCGCCTCCGGCCTGACCCTCATGCTCGTGGCGGTGGCGGTCGGCGCCGTGATCGGCCTCTGGCGCGCCCGCATCGTCCAGATGACCGGCATGCCCGAGCTGATCGCCCTGCTGCACAGCTTCGTCGGTCTGGCCGCCGTCCTCGTCGGCTGGAACGGCTACCTGTCGGTGGAGGCGAACGCCGCCGAGCAGACGGAGGTCGCCTCGAACCTGCTCGGGATCCACTCCGCCGAGGTGGCGATCGGTGTCTTCATCGGCGCGGTCACCTTCACCGGCTCGATCGTGGCGTTCCTGAAGCTGTCGGGACGGATCAAGAGCAACCCGCTGATGCTGCCGGCGCACAACCTGCTCAACCTGGGCGCGATGGTGGCGTTCGTCGTCCTCACCGTCGTGTTCGTGATCGAGCCGAACCTGGTCGTGCTCTCGGTCGTGACGGTCATCGCCCTGGCGCTGGGGTGGCACCTGGTGGCCTCGATCGGCGGCGGCGACATGCCGGTCGTCGTCTCGATGCTCAACAGCTACTCCGGCTGGGCCGCGGCCGCCTCGGGCTTCCTGCTGGGCAACGACCTGCTCATCGTCACCGGCGCGCTGGTCGGCTCCTCGGGTGCCTACCTCTCCTACATCATGTGCCGGGCGATGAACCGGTCGTTCATCTCCGTCATCGCCGGCGGGTTCGGCAACGAGGGCAGCGTCGCCTCCTCCGACGTCGACTACGGCGAGCACACCGAGATCACGGCCGAGGACACCGCCGACCTCCTGCGCGAGGCGAGGTCCGTGGTCATCACCCCCGGATACGGCATGGCGGTCGCGCAGGCGCAGGGCGCCGTCGCCGAGCTCACCCGGAAGCTGCGGGCCAAGGACGTCGACGTCCGGTTCGGCATCCACCCGGTCGCCGGGCGCCTGCCCGGCCACATGAACGTGCTGCTGGCCGAGGCGAAGGTGCCCTACGACGTGGTGCTCGAGATGGACGAGATCAACGACGACCTCGCCGGCACCGACGTCGTGCTGGTGATCGGGGCCAACGACACCGTCAACCCCGCCGCGACCGACGACCCGGGCAGCCCCATCGCCGGGATGCCGGTGCTCAAGGTGTGGGAGGCCGAGCACGTCGTCGTCTTCAAGCGGTCGATGAGCACCGGCTACGCCGGGGTGCAGAACCCGCTGTTCTTCCGGACGAACAGCCGGATGCTGTTCGGTGACGCCCGGGAACGGGTCGAGGACATCCTGCGGGCGCTGTGA
- a CDS encoding Re/Si-specific NAD(P)(+) transhydrogenase subunit alpha — translation MRIGVPRETRTRETRVAATPATVAKLLALGYDVVVEAGAGAAASFPDERYAAAGAGIGTAADAWGSDVVLRVNAPAVEEIGRLRDGATLVSLLSPGLNPDLVDALAARPITVLAVDAVPRISRAQSMDVLSSMANIAGYRAVIEAAHTFGRFFTGQVTAAGKVPPAKVLVVGAGVAGLAAIGAASSLGAIVRATDVRPEVAEQVRSLGGEYVAVPDAEQQVSTDGYAREMSEDFNRRAAQMYAEQARDVDIIITTALIPGRPAPLLITEDMVASMKSGSVIVDMAAAQGGNVAGSVADEIVVTANGVSIIGYTDLPGRLPAQASQLYGQNLVSLLTLLTPAKDGELVLDFEDVVQRAITVVRAGEKTWPPPPVQVSAAAPAPVAAAPVEPAPPPEPPSPSRRFALVGLGAAVLFGITAFSPNELIQHVTVFALAVVVGFYVIGHVHHALHTPLMSVTNAISGIIVVGALLQIGHGDAVVTALAFVAILVASINVFGGFAVTRRMLGMFTRG, via the coding sequence GCCGGCGCGGCCGCCAGCTTCCCCGACGAGAGGTACGCCGCAGCCGGAGCCGGGATCGGGACGGCGGCAGACGCCTGGGGATCCGACGTCGTGCTGCGGGTCAACGCCCCGGCGGTCGAGGAGATCGGCCGGCTGCGCGACGGCGCGACGCTGGTCAGCCTGCTGAGCCCCGGCCTGAACCCCGACCTGGTCGACGCGCTCGCCGCGCGGCCCATCACGGTGCTGGCGGTGGATGCGGTCCCCCGCATCTCCCGCGCCCAGTCGATGGACGTGCTCAGCTCCATGGCCAACATCGCCGGCTACCGGGCCGTCATCGAGGCGGCCCACACCTTCGGCCGGTTCTTCACCGGACAGGTCACCGCGGCGGGCAAGGTGCCGCCGGCCAAGGTCCTCGTCGTCGGCGCCGGTGTCGCGGGGCTCGCCGCGATCGGCGCGGCCAGCAGCCTGGGCGCGATCGTGCGGGCGACCGACGTCCGCCCCGAGGTGGCCGAGCAGGTGCGCTCCCTCGGCGGCGAGTACGTCGCCGTCCCGGACGCCGAGCAGCAGGTCAGCACCGACGGCTACGCGCGGGAGATGAGCGAGGACTTCAACCGCCGGGCGGCACAGATGTACGCCGAGCAGGCACGGGACGTCGACATCATCATCACCACCGCGCTGATCCCGGGCCGGCCGGCGCCGCTGCTGATCACCGAGGACATGGTCGCCTCGATGAAGTCGGGCAGCGTGATCGTCGACATGGCCGCGGCGCAGGGCGGCAACGTGGCCGGCTCGGTCGCCGACGAGATCGTGGTGACCGCCAACGGCGTCTCGATCATCGGCTACACCGACCTGCCCGGCCGGCTCCCGGCCCAGGCCTCGCAGCTCTACGGCCAGAACCTGGTCAGCCTGCTCACCCTCCTGACGCCGGCGAAGGACGGCGAGCTGGTGCTGGACTTCGAGGACGTCGTCCAGCGGGCGATCACCGTCGTGCGGGCGGGCGAGAAGACCTGGCCCCCGCCGCCGGTGCAGGTGTCGGCCGCGGCCCCCGCACCGGTCGCCGCGGCCCCGGTCGAGCCGGCGCCCCCGCCGGAACCACCGTCGCCGAGCCGGAGGTTCGCCCTCGTCGGCCTCGGTGCCGCGGTGCTGTTCGGCATCACCGCGTTCTCCCCGAACGAGCTGATCCAGCACGTCACGGTGTTCGCCCTCGCCGTCGTCGTCGGCTTCTACGTGATCGGGCACGTGCACCACGCCCTGCACACGCCGCTGATGTCGGTGACCAACGCGATCTCCGGGATCATCGTCGTCGGTGCCCTGCTGCAGATCGGCCACGGCGACGCCGTGGTCACCGCGCTGGCCTTCGTCGCGATCCTCGTGGCCAGCATCAACGTCTTCGGCGGCTTCGCCGTGACCCGCCGCATGCTCGGCATGTTCACGAGGGGCTGA